In Geobacillus kaustophilus, a genomic segment contains:
- the era gene encoding GTPase Era — MRKEGYKSGFVAIIGRPNVGKSTFLNRVIGQKIAIMSDKPQTTRNKIQGVYTDDDAQIIFIDTPGVHKPKHKLGDFMMKVALNALREVDLILFMVNAEEGFGRGEAFIIERLKEVDTPVFLVINKIDRVHPDELLPLIDRYKDLHPFAEIVPISALEGNNVDRLLEQIKERLPEGPQYYPPDQITDHPEQFIIAELIREKALHLTREEVPHSIAVVVERIERREGSGTVYISAVIVVERDSQKGIIIGKQGRMLKEIGQRARADIEALLGSRVFLELWVKVQKDWRNRLAQLRDFGFREDEY; from the coding sequence ATGCGTAAAGAAGGATACAAATCAGGATTTGTTGCCATTATCGGAAGACCAAACGTAGGAAAATCGACGTTTTTAAACCGCGTCATCGGGCAAAAAATCGCGATTATGAGCGATAAACCGCAAACGACGCGCAATAAGATTCAAGGCGTGTACACGGACGATGACGCGCAAATCATCTTTATCGACACGCCTGGGGTGCATAAACCGAAGCATAAGCTCGGCGACTTTATGATGAAAGTGGCGCTCAATGCGCTTCGCGAAGTCGATTTGATTTTGTTTATGGTCAATGCCGAGGAAGGATTTGGGCGCGGTGAGGCGTTCATCATCGAACGGCTGAAAGAAGTGGACACCCCGGTGTTTTTAGTCATCAATAAGATCGACCGCGTCCATCCGGATGAATTGTTGCCGCTCATTGACCGATACAAAGATTTGCACCCGTTTGCTGAAATCGTGCCGATTTCGGCGCTTGAAGGGAACAATGTCGACCGCCTGCTTGAGCAAATTAAAGAGCGGCTGCCGGAAGGACCGCAATATTATCCGCCGGACCAGATCACGGACCATCCTGAGCAGTTTATCATCGCCGAGCTTATTCGCGAGAAAGCGCTTCACTTGACGCGTGAGGAAGTTCCGCACTCGATCGCTGTCGTCGTCGAACGCATCGAGCGGCGGGAAGGATCGGGAACGGTGTACATTAGCGCAGTGATCGTGGTGGAGCGCGATTCGCAAAAAGGAATCATCATCGGCAAGCAAGGACGGATGCTGAAGGAAATCGGACAGCGGGCGCGCGCTGACATTGAAGCGCTGCTTGGGTCAAGAGTGTTTTTGGAGCTGTGGGTCAAAGTGCAAAAAGACTGGCGCAACCGTCTGGCGCAGCTGCGTGATTTCGGGTTCCGTGAAGACGAGTATTGA
- a CDS encoding cytidine deaminase, protein MEIEQLIAEAKKARELAYVPYSKFPVGAALLTKGGSVYRGCNIENAAYSVCNCAERTALFKAYSEGEKEFTALAVIADTPRPVPPCGACRQVIAELCHGDMKVILANLKGDVKVMTVSELLPEAFSAEDLHA, encoded by the coding sequence GTGGAGATTGAGCAGCTCATTGCCGAAGCGAAAAAAGCGCGCGAACTCGCCTACGTGCCGTACTCGAAGTTTCCAGTCGGCGCCGCGCTGTTGACGAAAGGCGGCAGTGTGTACCGCGGCTGCAACATTGAAAACGCCGCCTACAGCGTGTGCAATTGTGCGGAGCGGACCGCGTTGTTTAAGGCATATTCGGAAGGGGAGAAGGAATTCACTGCTCTTGCGGTCATCGCCGACACTCCCCGCCCGGTGCCGCCGTGCGGCGCATGCCGCCAAGTGATCGCCGAACTTTGCCACGGCGATATGAAAGTCATTTTAGCCAACCTCAAAGGCGATGTGAAAGTCATGACAGTCAGCGAATTGCTGCCAGAAGCTTTTTCAGCGGAGGATTTGCATGCGTAA